The Nisaea sp. genome includes a region encoding these proteins:
- a CDS encoding M48 family metalloprotease, which produces MPDSIRPMFAASRRSLAAAILLSVATATPLLSGCSTNPATGEQSFTAFMSPEQERQVGSEQDPQIKKEFGGAYDDAELAAYVTRIGNKLAATSEMPNLDFTFTVLNTPDINAFALPGGYVYVTRGLVALAENEAELAGVIAHEIGHVTARHSAERYSRGTAIGLGAAILGILTDSQAIADLAGLGSQLYLKSYSRDQEFEADTLGVRYLSRSGYETAAMASFLQKLGNASRLQAEIAGANHDPDAVDLMATHPRTIDRVQKALIAASVRPASNPIVGRDPFLDQVDGVLFGSDPKEGMIRGQTFLHKDLNFQFEVPPNFRIYNQPERVLAADPNGARFIFDAAPKSAGQAPAGYIRDSWAKGQAVRDLENIAINGMDAATGWLAITAKNGATYILRLVAIRYDADTLYRIQFLIPSQRAGALNEDMRRTTYSFRQLSAEERAGIRPYRVKVMRYDGTASEQSLAGSIPFPRYELRYFRMINGLERGEQPPPGSRVKTISPQ; this is translated from the coding sequence TTGCCTGACTCGATCCGGCCTATGTTTGCCGCCTCACGTCGCAGCTTGGCGGCCGCCATACTGCTTTCCGTCGCAACGGCCACGCCGCTCCTTTCCGGGTGCAGCACCAATCCAGCGACCGGAGAACAAAGCTTCACGGCTTTCATGTCTCCCGAACAGGAACGCCAGGTGGGGAGCGAACAGGACCCTCAGATCAAGAAGGAATTCGGCGGCGCCTATGACGACGCGGAGCTGGCAGCCTATGTCACCCGGATCGGCAATAAACTCGCCGCCACATCCGAAATGCCCAATCTGGACTTCACGTTCACGGTGCTCAACACACCTGATATCAATGCCTTCGCCCTACCGGGCGGCTATGTCTACGTCACGCGCGGGCTGGTTGCCCTAGCAGAGAATGAAGCCGAACTGGCCGGTGTTATTGCCCATGAAATCGGCCATGTCACAGCCCGCCACAGCGCAGAGCGCTACAGCCGCGGCACGGCGATCGGGCTTGGCGCCGCGATCCTCGGCATCCTCACGGACAGCCAGGCAATCGCCGATCTCGCCGGACTAGGGTCGCAACTCTATCTGAAAAGCTACTCGCGGGATCAGGAATTCGAGGCCGACACCCTCGGGGTGCGCTATCTCAGCCGATCCGGGTACGAAACCGCTGCAATGGCAAGCTTCCTCCAGAAACTGGGCAACGCCAGCCGGCTCCAGGCAGAGATCGCCGGCGCCAATCACGACCCCGATGCCGTCGACCTGATGGCAACCCACCCGCGGACCATCGACCGCGTGCAGAAAGCCCTCATTGCGGCCAGCGTGCGGCCGGCATCAAACCCCATAGTCGGGCGCGATCCGTTCCTCGACCAAGTCGACGGCGTTCTCTTCGGAAGCGATCCGAAAGAAGGGATGATTCGCGGCCAGACCTTCCTGCACAAAGACCTCAATTTTCAGTTCGAGGTGCCGCCGAATTTCCGGATCTACAATCAGCCGGAGCGGGTTTTGGCCGCTGATCCGAATGGCGCCCGGTTCATCTTTGACGCCGCGCCTAAATCCGCCGGACAGGCCCCGGCCGGCTACATCCGGGATAGCTGGGCAAAGGGCCAAGCAGTGCGCGATCTGGAAAACATCGCGATCAATGGCATGGATGCGGCGACAGGCTGGCTGGCAATCACGGCAAAGAACGGCGCCACCTACATCTTGCGGCTGGTGGCCATTCGGTATGATGCAGACACGCTCTACCGGATCCAGTTCCTCATCCCGAGCCAGCGTGCGGGAGCCTTGAACGAAGACATGCGGCGGACGACCTACAGCTTCCGTCAGCTTTCCGCGGAGGAAAGGGCTGGTATCCGTCCCTACCGCGTAAAAGTTATGCGCTATGACGGAACGGCGTCGGAACAATCGCTCGCAGGCAGTATCCCGTTTCCGAGATATGAACTCCGGTATTTCAGGATGATCAACGGCCTTGAACGCGGTGAGCAGCCGCCGCCCGGATCACGCGTGAAAACGATCAGCCCGCAATAA
- a CDS encoding thermonuclease family protein — protein sequence MNICRPLIRSLALFLGLLLCSMPAAQAIERPQTGPAATIRDQAVTEIVDGDTLVLASGKEVRLVGIQAPKLPLGRAGFETWPLAEESRNALQTLIGSHTVSLHFVGRREDRYRRYLAHLTLPDGSWIQGELLAKGMARVYSFKDNRKLISEMLALERAARLDRRGIWALPDYRIRNPAETWNDIDSFQIVEGRVVDAARVRNVVYLNFGPDWRTDFTFRIDHRALRLFERAGIDPLTFSGRAVRGRGWIKPQNGPLIEITHPEQLELLGE from the coding sequence ATGAACATTTGCCGCCCCCTGATCCGCTCCCTCGCGCTTTTCCTTGGCCTGCTTCTCTGCAGCATGCCTGCCGCGCAGGCCATTGAGAGGCCCCAGACAGGTCCAGCCGCGACCATCAGGGATCAGGCCGTGACAGAGATTGTCGACGGCGACACGCTGGTGCTGGCATCCGGTAAGGAGGTCCGCCTCGTCGGCATACAAGCGCCAAAACTGCCGCTCGGCCGTGCGGGCTTTGAGACCTGGCCACTTGCAGAAGAATCCCGTAACGCTCTGCAGACGCTGATCGGAAGCCATACTGTCTCACTTCATTTCGTCGGGCGACGGGAAGATCGTTACCGACGTTATCTTGCCCACCTCACACTGCCCGATGGCAGCTGGATCCAGGGAGAATTGTTGGCCAAGGGAATGGCGCGGGTCTACAGCTTCAAGGACAACCGGAAACTGATCAGCGAAATGCTTGCACTCGAACGGGCCGCTCGTCTTGACCGGCGCGGCATCTGGGCCCTTCCCGACTATCGCATCCGCAATCCGGCCGAGACCTGGAACGATATAGACAGCTTCCAGATCGTCGAGGGACGGGTCGTCGACGCCGCCCGGGTGCGCAATGTGGTCTATCTCAACTTTGGCCCGGACTGGCGGACCGATTTCACTTTCAGGATCGATCATCGCGCACTCCGCCTTTTTGAGCGTGCCGGCATTGATCCCCTGACCTTTTCCGGGCGGGCTGTCCGCGGTCGCGGATGGATCAAGCCGCAAAACGGCCCGTTGATCGAAATCACACATCCCGAACAACTTGAACTCCTGGGCGAATAG
- the pip gene encoding prolyl aminopeptidase, whose amino-acid sequence MSDRVLFPRVDARRSGYLTVDEPHRLYWEQVGNPDGIPVVFLHGGPGSGISEAHRRFFDPEHFNVLLFDQRGTGKSTPLAELTGNTTQDLVADIERFREMLGVERWIVFGGSWGSTLALAYGQVHPERCLGFILRGIFLGSDAELDWFMHGMGKFFPEAARRFEQFLPESERGDLLHAYHRRLIDSDPAVHLPAAVAWAGYEGACSTLLPLPAVGQEDPARSLSLARLEAHYFVNRVFLEPGEIINRIDRIAHLPATIIQGRYDVICPVETAVSLASAWPGAILEVVTDAGHSAMEPGIAKGLVAALDRLRRFIGT is encoded by the coding sequence GTGTCGGACCGAGTTCTTTTCCCGAGGGTTGATGCGCGCCGCAGTGGCTATCTGACGGTAGACGAGCCGCACCGGCTTTATTGGGAGCAGGTGGGTAATCCTGACGGTATTCCGGTGGTTTTCCTGCATGGCGGTCCTGGCTCGGGTATTTCCGAAGCGCATCGCAGGTTTTTCGATCCGGAGCATTTCAACGTCCTGCTGTTCGATCAGAGGGGGACCGGGAAGTCGACGCCTCTGGCGGAGTTGACGGGCAATACAACGCAGGATCTTGTCGCGGATATTGAGCGCTTCCGGGAAATGCTCGGGGTGGAGCGATGGATCGTGTTCGGCGGTTCCTGGGGGAGCACCCTTGCGCTGGCATATGGCCAGGTGCATCCGGAGCGCTGTCTCGGTTTCATCTTGCGAGGCATTTTTCTTGGTTCTGATGCCGAGCTCGACTGGTTCATGCATGGCATGGGTAAATTCTTCCCCGAAGCGGCACGGCGGTTTGAGCAGTTCCTACCAGAGAGCGAGCGGGGCGATCTCCTGCACGCGTATCACCGCCGTTTGATCGATTCCGATCCTGCCGTTCATCTGCCGGCGGCTGTGGCTTGGGCGGGGTATGAGGGGGCTTGTTCGACGCTGTTACCGTTGCCTGCCGTCGGGCAGGAAGATCCGGCGCGATCGCTTTCCCTGGCGCGCCTGGAAGCGCATTATTTCGTGAATCGGGTTTTCCTTGAGCCGGGTGAAATAATCAATCGCATCGACCGTATCGCGCATTTGCCCGCCACAATCATTCAAGGGCGGTACGACGTGATTTGCCCAGTCGAAACGGCAGTGAGCCTTGCGTCTGCCTGGCCCGGTGCGATTCTTGAGGTCGTGACAGATGCCGGGCATTCGGCCATGGAGCCCGGTATCGCCAAGGGGCTTGTCGCTGCGCTGGATCGCTTGCGGAGATTTATCGGGACTTGA
- a CDS encoding acyloxyacyl hydrolase: MRQYLSFAIVAIAAFIAMESAVRAQEPAFLSVGAGIYDVNDSETTGEARVEYRFSEANKLWHFTPFVGLMATAEGATYGYGGIGFDVFFGNRWVLTPNFAVGLYGNGDGKDLGHAVEFRSGVELAYRFDDRSRLGLTFHHISNAGLDEQNPGTESVLLVYSIPFDKLFSD, from the coding sequence GTGCGTCAGTATTTGAGCTTCGCGATTGTGGCGATTGCAGCCTTTATCGCGATGGAAAGCGCCGTTCGGGCGCAGGAGCCGGCTTTCCTTTCCGTGGGTGCCGGCATCTACGATGTGAACGACAGCGAGACGACCGGGGAAGCCCGTGTTGAGTACCGCTTCTCGGAAGCGAACAAGCTCTGGCATTTCACGCCATTCGTCGGGCTTATGGCGACTGCCGAGGGCGCGACATACGGATATGGCGGGATCGGTTTCGATGTTTTCTTCGGTAATCGCTGGGTTTTGACGCCGAACTTCGCGGTTGGCCTCTATGGCAACGGAGATGGCAAGGACCTTGGCCACGCTGTTGAGTTCCGGTCCGGGGTGGAGCTTGCCTATCGATTCGATGATCGTTCCCGTTTGGGCCTGACATTCCATCACATCTCGAATGCGGGGCTGGACGAGCAGAACCCGGGAACGGAATCGGTGCTTCTGGTGTACTCGATCCCGTTCGACAAACTGTTCAGCGACTAG